A single region of the Nicotiana sylvestris chromosome 6, ASM39365v2, whole genome shotgun sequence genome encodes:
- the LOC138870189 gene encoding putative late blight resistance protein homolog R1B-14, whose translation MNIVNVTREEKYQNSYVQSMHLSSKSRGRISIQVIKHEYITEKILARYPKNEFRSIISYRQTMFIPKMLHFKLVRVLDLALMRFSAFPSSILDLIHLRYLALTLSPSLQHYLGEEISSSFSVDIPPSISSLCYLQTFILKPLQPKTRQHPLVLPYEILTMPQLRHLHLDWNYLQYHEPTEKSLVLKNLQCLSGWNPWHCTRSVFRQFPNLKKLQICGIWEDFRTRKDLYGFHYLDKLEELDFVLTYSGYACFLESITSSGLLRFTRQKLRAIFLDRPSWALPPTETFPYPILPPLDAFPQNLKKLAFYGTCFQWKDLSFVSKLPKLEALKLGISACIGVEWKVVKDGFPSLKFLLLDHLEFRYWRASCDHFPCLERLFLEYCWDLDSIPQDFANITDRTKPVVVCESRQNKRKKNQKEMKI comes from the coding sequence ATGAACATTGTGAATGTTACGAGGGAAGAGAAGTATCAAAATTCATATGTGCAATCTATGCATCTTTCCTCTAAGAGTCGAGGTCGGATCAGTATCCAAGTGATCAAGCATGAGTATATTACTGAGAAAATACTGGCAAGGTATCCTAAAAATGAATTTCGTTCTATTATCAGTTATAGACAAACAATGTTCATACCAAAGATGTTGCACTTCAAGCTAGTAAGAGTACTAGATCTTGCTTTAATGAGATTTTCTGCTTTTCCCAGTTCGATTCTAGATTTAATTCACTTGAGATACCTAGCTTTGACGCTTTCTCCTAGCTTGCAGCATTATTTAGGAGAAGAGATTTCCTCATCTTTTTCAGTAGACATTCCTCCATCGATATCTAGCTTATGTTATCTGCAAACTTTTATACTTAAACCTTTACAGCCTAAGACCCGGCAACATCCTCTGGTATTACCATATGAAATTTTGACGATGCCACAATTGAGGCACCTCCATTTGGACTGGAATTACTTGCAGTATCATGAGCCTACAGAGAAAAGTTTAGTTCTGAAAAATTTACAATGTCTGTCTGGATGGAATCCTTGGCATTGTACTAGGTCCGTCTTCAGACAATTTCCAAATTTAAAGAAGTTGCAAATATGTGGCATCTGGGAAGACTTTCGTACTCGCAAGGACCTTTATGGTTTTCATTACTTAGATAAGCTCGAGGAATTAGATTTTGTTCTTACTTATTCAGGTTATGCTTGCTTTCTGGAAAGCATTACATCTTCAGGCCTTTTGAGGTTCACGAGGCAAAAATTACGAGCAATTTTTCTGGACAGACCATCTTGGGCCCTTCCTCCTACAGAAACATTTCCATATCCAATCCTTCCTCCTCTAGATGCTTTTCCGCAGAACCTCAAGAAACTAGCTTTTTACGGGACTTGTTTTCAGTGGAAGGATTTGAGCTTTGTTAGTAAATTGCCCAAACTCGAAGCCCTTAAACTGGGAATTAGTGCCTGCATAGGCGTGGAGTGGAAGGTAGTTAAGGATGGTTTTCCTAGCTTGAAGTTTTTGCTACTGGACCATTTGGAGTTTCGCTACTGGAGAGCTAGTTGTGATCACTTTCCATGCCTTGAACGGCTATTTCTTGAATATTGCTGGGATTTGGATTCAATCCCTCAAGATTTTGCAAATATAACTGATAGGACCAAACCTGttgttgtatgtgaaagtagacaaaacaaaagaaagaaaaatcaaaaagagatgaaaatatga
- the LOC138870190 gene encoding putative late blight resistance protein homolog R1B-16: protein MKKWMEIQNNLKNIQDLKAQNLSLVSTSRHGLEPDDKMVGLENEFEMMQDQLARGARELEVVSLVGMGGIGKTTLANKIYSDPFIMSHFDIRAKAIFSQEYYARNVLLGLLSSISEKTDEFHEQQNDDQLADRLQKLLKYGSYLIVIDDIWTREAWDSIKRCFPDCNNGSRILMTTRNVEVAECASSGKTPYHMRLMNFNESWSLLYEKVFVKDYFSPEFEQLGKKITLNCGGLPLALVLIAGLLSKIGKSLDEWKSIVKNVSSTVNTGVNVQYMRVVALSYHYLPHHLKPCFLYFAIFQEDELILVNKLVELWAAEGFMKVEERKSIEEVAEKCLKELIDRSLISNRNLRFDGKIEICGMHD from the coding sequence ATGAAGAAGTGGATGGAAATTCAAAACAACCTCAAGAACATCCAAGATCTTAAAGCACAAAATTTGTCTCTTGTTAGTACCTCACGACATGGCTTAGAGCCTGATGATAAGATGGTTGGCCTTGAAAATGAATTCGAGATGATGCAGGATCAACTTGCTAGAGGAGCAAGGGAACTAGAAGTTGTCTCACTTGTCGGGATGGGGGGCATCGGCAAGACAACTTTGGCAAACAAAATCTATAGTGATCCATTCATTATGTCTCACTTTGACATTCGTGCAAAAGCAATTTTTTCACAAGAGTACTATGCCAGAAATGTGCTTCTAGGCCTTCTTTCTTCTATAAGTGAAAAGACCGATGAATTCCATGAGCAGCAAAATGATGATCAACTAGCAGACCGACTACAAAAGCTTCTAAAATATGGGAGTTACTTGATAGTCATTGATGATATATGGACTAGAGAAGCATGGGATAGTATAAAACGATGTTTCCCAGACTGTAACAATGGGAGTCGAATACTCATGACCACGAGGAATGTGGAGGTGGCTGAATGTGCTAGCTCAGGTAAGACTCCTTATCATATGCGCCTCATGAATTTTAATGAAAGTTGGAGTTTGTTGTACGAAAAGGTCTTTGTGAAAGACTATTTTTCCCCTGAATTTGAACAACTTGGCAAAAAAATTACACTAAACTGTGGAGGATTACCTCTAGCACTTGTTTTGATTGCCGGACTTCTCTCCAAAATTGGTAAATCATTGGATGAGTGGAAAAGTATTGTCAAGAATGTAAGTTCAACGGTAAACACAGGGGTTAATGTCCAATACATGAGGGTGGTTGCATTAAGTTACCATTACTTGCCTCATCACCTAAAACCGTGCTTTCTATATTTTGCAATCTTCCAAGAGGATGAACTGATTTTAGTCAATAAACTTGTGGAATTATGGGCAGCAGAGGGATTTATGAAGGTGGAAGAGAGGAAAAGCATAGAAGAAGTGGCAGAAAAATGCCTAAAAGAACTTATAGATAGAAGTTTAATTTCCAACCGCAATTTGAGATTTGATGGAAAAATTGAGATTTGTGGAATGCATGATTGA
- the LOC104249055 gene encoding polygalacturonase-like: MQVAKPGKGIGSLGKGGNFAQVESIHVSNAFFYGTTNGARIKTWQVGRGYVRDVIFENLEFNSVKNPIILDQNYCDLNKNLFAPDVHTKPMNARQRPFTQFFSAKVTGVQISNVIYQNIFGTSSTDIAINLNCSMSVSCTDITMQLIQLTSATPGTATPGREVTAYCRNAYGQEYSIDIVLTPAILCCVHNQKSKGKDK; the protein is encoded by the exons ATGCAAGTGGCGAAGCCAGGGAAAGG TATTGGAAGCTTAGGAAAAGGTGGTAATTTTGCTCAAGTAGAAAGCATTCATGTGAGCAATGCTTTCTTCTATGGAACTACAAATGGAGCTCGTATCAAGACATGGCAG GTTGGCAGAGGATATGTACGAGATGTCATATTTGAGAATCTTGAATTTAACTCTGTCAAGAACCCCATTATACTTGACCAGAATTACTGCGAT CTTAATAAAAACTTGTTTGCGCCTGATGTTCATACCAAACCAATGAATGCACGACAAAGGCCTTTCACACAATTTTTTTCTGCTAAG GTAACTGGAGTGCAAATCAGCAATGTTATTTACCAGAATATATTTGGAACATCGAGCACAGATATCGCCATAAATCTAAACTGCAGTATGTCAGTGTCATGTACTGATATAACTATGCAACTAATACAACTAACATCAGCGACACCAGGAACAGCGACACCAGGAAGGGAAGTCACTGCTTATTGTAGGAATGCTTATGGCCAAGAATATAGTATTGACATAGTACTAACACCAGCAATTCTTTGTTGTGTGCATAACcagaaaagcaaaggaaaagacaaataa
- the LOC104249056 gene encoding putative late blight resistance protein homolog R1A-3, with product MAYAAITSLMNTIQQSMESTGLVMQLFYEKLESLRAIMEKSCNVTGDLDALTSLEAQIVELADEAENKVDLESRNIFLPENEKKQRRAFVNLYSLVKEVVGRIDSTMKKWMAIQKKLKNIQDLKAQDLSLVSTSRHGIEPEDKMVGLENEFEMMQDQLARGAKELEVVSIVGMGGIGKTTLANKIYSDPFIMSHFGIRAKATVSQEYCARYVLLRLLSSISGKIEEFHEHQDDDQLADRLQKLLKCGRYLVVIDDIWTREAWDGIKRCFPDCNNGSRILMTTRNVEVAECASSGKTPYHMRLMNFDESWSLLYEKVFVKDYFSPEFEQLGKKIALNCGGLPLALVLIAGLLFKIGNSLDEWKSVVKNVSSMVTTEVNVQCMRVVALSYHYLPHHLKSCFLYFAIFQEDELILVNKLVELWAAEGFLKVEERKSIEEVAEKCLKELIDRSLISIRNLSFDGKIEICGMHDVTREICLREARNMNIVNVTREEKYQNSCVQSMHFSSKSRGRISIQLITSEQNTEKILARYPKNEVRSIICFRVKMFVPKLLHFKLVRVLDLALMRFSAFPSLILDLIHLRYLALSLSPSLQHYLGEEISSSFSVDIPPSISSLCYLQTFILKHLQPNAREYPLVLPYKILTMPQLRHLHLDWNYLQYHEPTEKSLVLKNLQCLSGLNPWHCTRAVFRQFPNLKKLQICGIWEDFRSRKDLYDFHYLDQLEELDFVLTYSCYACFLESITSSGLLRFTRQKRRAILLERPSLALPPTETFPYSILPPPDAFPQNLKKLAFYGTCFQWKDLSIVGKLPKLEALKLGISACIGIEWKVVKDGFPSLKFLLLERLKVRYWRASCDHFPCLERLFLEHCWDLDSIPQDFADITTLALIDIRWCAESVGNSAKQIQEDILNNYASFVEVNIHEPQNKRRGPSRSVALPTIGI from the exons ATGGCTTATGCTGCTATTACTTCTCTTATGAACACCATACAACAATCAATGGAATCGACTGGACTTGTGATGCAATTGTTCTATGAAAAGCTTGAATCATTGAGAGCTATTATGGAGAAATCCTGCAATGTAACAGGCGATCTTGATGCATTGACAAGCTTGGAAGCGCAAATCGTAGAGCTAGCAGATGAAGCAGAAAATAAGGTTGACTTGGaatcaagaaatatttttttgcccgaaaatgaaaaaaaacaaagaagagcTTTTGTGAATCTTTATTCCCTTGTAAAAGAAGTAGTAGGACGCATTGATTCAACAATGAAGAAGTGGATGGCAATTCAAAAGAAGCTCAAGAACATCCAAGATCTTAAAGCACAAGATTTGTCTCTTGTCAGTACGTCACGACATGGCATAGAGCCTGAGGATAAGATGGTTGGCCTTGAAAATGAATTCGAGATGATGCAGGATCAACTTGCTAGAGGAGCAAAGGAACTAGAAGTTGTCTCAATTGTCGGGATGGGGGGCATCGGCAAGACAACTTTGGCTAACAAAATCTATAGTGATCCATTCATTATGTCTCACTTTGGCATTCGTGCAAAAGCAACAGTTTCACAAGAGTACTGTGCGAGATATGTGCTTCTACGCCTTCTTTCTTCTATAAGTGGAAAGATCGAAGAATTTCATGAGCATCAAGATGATGATCAACTAGCAGACCGACTACAAAAGCTTCTAAAATGCGGGAGGTACTTGGTAGTCATTGATGATATATGGACTAGAGAAGCATGGGATGGTATAAAACGATGTTTCCCAGACTGTAACAATGGGAGTCGAATACTCATGACCACGAGGAATGTGGAGGTGGCTGAATGCGCTAGCTCAGGTAAGACTCCTTATCATATGCGCCTCATGAATTTTGATGAAAGTTGGAGTTTGTTGTACGAAAAGGTCTTTGTGAAAGACTATTTTTCCCCTGAATTTGAACAACTTGGCAAAAAGATTGCACTAAACTGTGGAGGATTACCTCTAGCACTTGTTTTGATTGCCGGACTTCTCTTCAAAATTGGTAATTCATTGGATGAGTGGAAAAGTGTTGTCAAGAATGTAAGTTCAATGGTCACCACAGAGGTTAATGTCCAATGCATGAGGGTGGTTGCATTAAGTTACCATTACTTGCCTCATCACCTAAAATCGTGCTTTCTATATTTTGCAATCTTCCAAGAGGATGAACTGATTTTAGTCAATAAACTTGTGGAATTATGGGCAGCAGAGGGGTTTTTGAAGGTAGAAGAGAGGAAAAGCATAGAAGAAGTGGCAGAAAAATGTCTAAAAGAACTTATAGATAGAAGTTTAATTTCCATCCGCAATTTGAGTTTTGATGGAAAAATTGAGATTTGTGGAATGCATGATGTGACCCGTGAAATCTGCTTGAGAGAAGCTCGAAACATGAACATTGTGAATGTTACGAGGGAAGAGAAGTATCAAAATTCATGTGTGCAATCTATGCATTTTTCCTCTAAGAGTCGAGGTCGGATCAGTATCCAATTGATCACGTCTGAGCAGAATACTGAGAAAATATTGGCAAGGTATCCTAAAAATGAGGTTCGTTCTATTATCTGTTTTAGAGTGAAAATGTTCGTGCCAAAGTTGTTGCACTTCAAGCTAGTAAGAGTACTAGATCTGGCTTTAATGAGATTTTCTGCTTTTCCCAGTTTGATTCTTGATTTAATTCACTTGAGATACCTAGCTTTGAGTCTTTCTCCTAGCTTGCAGCATTATCTAGGAGAAGAGATTTCCTCATCTTTTTCAGTAGACATTCCTCCATCGATATCTAGCCTATGTTATCTGCAAACTTTTATACTAAAACATTTACAGCCTAATGCCCGGGAATATCCTCTGGTATTACCATACAAAATTTTGACGATGCCACAATTGAGGCACCTCCATTTGGACTGGAATTACTTGCAGTATCATGAGCCTACGGAGAAAAGTTTGGTTCTGAAAAATTTGCAATGTCTGTCTGGATTGAATCCTTGGCATTGTACTAGGGCCGTCTTTAGACAATTTCCCAATTTAAAGAAGTTGCAAATATGTGGCATCTGGGAAGACTTTCGTAGTCGCAAGGACCTCTATGATTTTCACTATTTAGATCAGCTCGAGGAATTAGATTTTGTTCTTACTTATTCATGTTATGCTTGCTTTCTGGAAAGCATTACATCTTCAGGCCTTTTGAGGTTCACGAGGCAAAAACGACGAGCAATTTTGCTGGAGAGACCATCTCTGGCCCTTCCTCCTACAGAAACTTTTCCATATTCAATCCTTCCTCCTCCAGATGCTTTTCCGCAGAACCTCAAGAAACTGGCTTTTTACGGGACTTGTTTTCAGTGGAAGGATTTGAGCATTGTAGGTAAATTGCCCAAACTCGAGGCCCTTAAACTGGGAATTAGTGCCTGCATAGGCATTGAGTGGAAGGTAGTTAAGGATGGTTTTCCTAGCTTGAAGTTTTTGCTACTGGAACGTTTGAAGGTTCGCTACTGGAGAGCCAGTTGTGATCACTTTCCGTGCCTTGAACGACTATTTCTTGAacattgttgggatttggattcaaTCCCTCAAGATTTTGCAGATATAACCACCCTTGCACTAATTGATATTAGGTGGTGTGCAGAATCTGTTGGGAATTCCGCCAAACAAATTCAAGAGGATATTCTAAACAACTATGCAAGTTTTGTTGAGGTCAATATCCATGAGCCTCA AAACAAGCGACGAGGACCAAGCCGCTCAGTAGCCCTTCCCACTATCGGTATCTGA
- the LOC104249057 gene encoding putative late blight resistance protein homolog R1A-3 has protein sequence MAYAAINSLMSIIFRSVKSTGLNLQKYYKKLESMRAIVEKPLKVIGDDLEVLTSLEAKIAALAYRTGDIVGSESRKVLAAKSPISRRIAIWKLHFKMKRAVGRIDSTVKQWIGMLNNEHLEAQNLTLASTSDSALEPENKMVGLENEFEMIQDQLASHISESEIKRGMAYAAITCLMSTVHESMQVTGCNLQSFYEKLESSRTIMEKPRKTTADPREELTSLEAEIIEVACNTEDMVDSESRKILFAETADERINAFWELFFILEQAAECVDSTMKQWMAIWDRYNNTRDQEIQNFSLVDISQHALEMENMMVGHENEFEIIQDQIARGARELEVVSIVGMGGIGKTTLANRIYCDPFIVSRFDIRAKATLSQEHCVRNVLLRLLSSTRGKTDECYEEQDDGQLADRLQKLLKGKRYLVVIDGIWTTEAWDDIKLCFPDCNNGGRILLTTRNVEVAEYASSGKPPYHMRLMNFDESWNLLHKKVFEKEYFSPEFEKIGKRIASKCGGLPLAIAVIAGLLSKMGKALDEWQSVAENVSSVVSTNIDVQCMTVLALSYHHLPHHLKPCFLYFAIFPEDELIFVDKLMELWASEGFLKVGEMKSIEEVAKKCLKELIDRSLICIHNLSFDGEIESCWMHDVIRELCLREARNMNFVNVLRAKNGQTPRLQSTHFSSISRVRISVHLARYPDIEVRSIICFSGNWFSELLHFKLVRVLDLTLMRCDRFPSEILDLIHLRYLALTLSPSLCHMQTLIDIPPQICSLCHLETFILSGDWRRGWLYPLILPSEILVMPQLRLLRLDWNYFVYLEPTEKSLVLKNLQYLYGWNPWYCNGSLLFPNLKKLQIRGIGEDFSSCKELYDFRCLDQLEELEFCLAYRNVDAACFLETVTPSGATSQDLLRRLKFSMESTSLPLLPTDDALPHLLLPPPDAFPQRLKKLAFSGTCLQWMDLSIVGKLPKLEVLKLENDACIGDEWEVVDEGFPYLKLLLLERLKIRYWRASCDHFPCLERLFLERCLGLDSIPQDFTDITTLALINVSSCAESVGNSAKQIQQDIQDNYGTSVEVTIVRHVKAKNIYFS, from the coding sequence ATGGCTTATGCTGCTATTAATTCTCTTATGAGCATCATATTTAGATCAGTAAAATCTACTGGACTTAACCTGCAAAAGTACTATAAAAAGCTTGAATCCATGAGAGCTATTGTGGAGAAACCGTTGAAAGTAATAGGCGATGATCTTGAGGTATTGACAAGTTTGGAAGCTAAAATTGCAGCGCTGGCATACAGGACAGGGGATATAGTTGGCTCGGAATCAAGAAAAGTTCTCGCTGCAAAAAGTCCAATTTCACGAAGAATAGCAATTTGGAAACTTCATTTCAAGATGAAACGAGCAGTAGGACGCATTGATTCCACCGTAAAGCAGTGGATAGGAATGTTGAACAATGAACATCTGGAAGCACAAAATTTGACTCTTGCCTCTACATCTGATAGTGCTTTAGAGCCTGAGAATAAGATGGTTGGACTTGAAAATGAATTCGAGATGATACAGGATCAACTTGCATCACACATTTCCGAGAGTGAGATAAAGAGGGGCATGGCTTATGCTGCAATTACTTGCCTTATGAGCACCGTACACGAATCAATGCAAGTTACTGGATGTAATTTGCAATCGTTCTATGAGAAGCTTGAATCTTCGAGAACTATTATGGAGAAACCGAGAAAAACAACAGCCGATCCCCGTGAGGAATTGACAAGCTTGGAAGCTGAAATCATAGAGGTAGCATGCAACACAGAAGATATGGTTGACTCGGAGTCAAGAAAGATTCTTTTCGCAGAAACTGCAGATGAAAGAATCAATGCTTTTTGGGAACTCTTTTTTATATTGGAACAAGCAGCGGAATGCGTTGATTCAACCATGAAACAGTGGATGGCAATATGGGATAGGTACAACAACACCAGAGATCAGGAAATACAAAATTTCTCTCTTGTCGATATATCTCAACATGCTTTGGAGATGGAGAATATGATGGTTGGCCATGAAAATGAATTCGAGATAATACAGGATCAAATCGCTAGAGGAGCAAGGGAATTAGAAGTTGTCTCCATTGTAGGGATGGGGGGCATCGGCAAGACAACTTTGGCTAACAGAATTTACTGTGATCCGTTCATTGTGTCTCGTTTTGACATTCGTGCAAAAGCTACTCTTTCACAAGAGCATTGTGTGAGAAATGTACTCTTACGCCTTCTTTCTTCAACAAGGGGAAAGACAGATGAATGTTATGAGGAGCAAGATGATGGGCAACTAGCAGACCGATTACAAAAGCTTCTAAAAGGCAAAAGGTACTTGGTAGTGATTGATGGCATATGGACTACAGAAGCTTGGGATGATATAAAACTATGTTTCCCAGATTGTAACAATGGGGGCCGAATACTCCTAACCACTCGGAACGTGGAGGTGGCTGAATATGCTAGCTCAGGTAAGCCCCCTTATCATATGCGTCTCATGAATTTTGATGAAAGTTGGAATTTACTGCACAAAAAGGTGTTTGAGAAAGAATATTTTTCTCCTGAATTTGAAAAAATCGGGAAACGAATTGCATCAAAATGTGGAGGATTACCTCTAGCAATTGCTGTGATTGCTGGACTTCTCTCCAAAATGGGTAAAGCATTGGATGAGTGGCAAAGTGTTGCCGAGAATGTAAGTTCAGTGGTAAGCACAAATATTGATGTCCAATGCATGACGGTGCTAGCATTGAGTTACCATCACTTGCCCCATCACCTAAAACCGTGTTTTTTGTATTTTGCAATTTTCCCAGAGGACGAACTGATTTTTGTAGATAAACTTATGGAATTATGGGCAAGTGAGGGATTCCTAAAGGTAGGAGAGATGAAAAGTATAGAAGAAGTGGCAAAAAAATGTCTAAAAGAACTTATAGATAGAAGTTTAATTTGCATACACAATTTGAGTTTTGATGGAGAAATCGAGAGTTGTTGGATGCATGATGTGATCCGTGAACTCTGCTTGAGAGAAGCTCGAAATATGAATTTTGTGAATGTTCTCAGAGCTAAGAATGGTCAAACTCCACGTCTGCAATCCACGCATTTTTCCTCTATTAGTCGAGTTCGGATCAGTGTCCACTTGGCAAGGTATCCTGATATTGAGGTCCGTTCTATTATCTGTTTTAGTGGGAATTGGTTCTCAGAGTTGTTGCATTTCAAGCTAGTACGAGTACTAGATCTTACTTTAATGAGATGTGATCGTTTCCCCAGTGAGATACTTGACTTAATTCATCTGAGATACCTAGCTTTGACTCTTTCTCCTAGCTTATGCCATATGCAAACTTTGATAGACATTCCTCCACAGATATGTAGCCTATGTCATCTGGAAACTTTTATACTATCGGGGGACTGGCGAAGAGGATGGTTATATCCTTTGATATTACCATCGGAAATTTTGGTAATGCCACAATTGAGGCTCCTCCGTTTGGATTGGAATTACTTTGTGTATCTCGAGCCAACAGAGAAAAGTTTGGTTTTGAAAAATTTGCAGTATCTGTATGGATGGAATCCTTGGTATTGTAATGGATCTCTCTTGTTTCCTAATTTAAAGAAGTTGCAAATACGTGGCATCGGAGAAGACTTCAGTAGTTGTAAAGAACTCTATGATTTTCGCTGCTTAGATCAGCTCGAGGAATTGGAATTTTGTCTTGCTTATCGAAATGTAGATGCTGCTTGCTTTCTGGAAACAGTTACACCTTCAGGCGCTACTTCACAAGACCTTCTGAGGAGGCTGAAATTTTCGATGGAGAGTACATCTCTGCCCCTTCTTCCTACTGATGATGCTTTGCCACATTTGCTTTTACCTCCTCCAGATGCTTTTCCGCAAAGACTTAAGAAGTTAGCTTTTAGTGGGACTTGTTTGCAATGGATGGATTTGAGCATTGTTGGTAAATTGCCCAAACTCGAGGTTCTTAAACTAGAAAATGATGCATGTATAGGCGACGAGTGGGAAGTAGTTGATGAAGGGTTTCCTTACTTGAAGTTGCTGCTACTGGAACGTTTGAAGATTCGTTATTGGAGAGCCAGTTGCGATCACTTTCCATGCCTTGAACGACTGTTTCTGGAACGTTGTCTTGGTTTGGATTCAATACCTCAAGATTTCACAGATATAACCACACTTGCTCTGATTAATGTTAGCAGTTGTGCAGAATCTGTTGGGAATTCCGCTAAGCAGATTCAACAGGACATTCAAGATAACTATGGAACATCTGTTGAGGTTACTATTGTTAGGCATGTGAAAGCCAAGAATATTTACTTTAGTTAA